Proteins from a genomic interval of Trifolium pratense cultivar HEN17-A07 linkage group LG6, ARS_RC_1.1, whole genome shotgun sequence:
- the LOC123889647 gene encoding cell division cycle 5-like protein, whose product MRIMIKGGVWKNTEDEILKAAVMKYGKNQWARISSLLVRKSAKQCKARWYEWLDPSIKKTEWTREEDEKLLHLAKLMPTQWRTIAPIVGRTPSQCLERYEKLLDAACVKDDNYEPGDDPRKLRPGEIDPNPESKPARPDPVDMDEDEKEMLSEARARLANTKGKKAKRKAREKQLEEARRLASLQKKRELKAAGIDVRQRRRKRRGIDYNAEIPFEKRPPPGYFDVADEDRTVEQPAFPTTIEELEGKRRIDVEAQLRKQDVARNKIAERQDAPAAILHANKLNDPETVRKRSKLMLPPPQISDQELDEIAKLGYASDLVGSEELTEGSSATRALLSNYPQTPNQAMTPLRTPQRTPASKGDAIMMEAENLARLRESQTPLLGGENPELHPSDFSGVTPKKKEIHTPNPLLTPSATPGSAGLTPRSGMTPLRDGFSFGMTPKGTPLRDELHINEDMEMHDSAKLELRRQADMKKSLRSGLSSLPQPKNEYQIVMQPVQEDAEEPEEKIEEDMSDRMAREKAEEEARQQALLRKRSKVLQRELPRPPPASIELIRNSLIRADGDRSSFVPPTNIEQADEMIRRELLTLLEHDNAKYPLEEIANKEKKKGSKRAANGPAVPVIEDFQEDEMKEADKLIKDEAEHLRVAMGHENDSLDEFVEAHTTCINDLMYFVTRNAYGLSSVAGNTEKLAALQNEFENVRSKLDDGKEKLIRLEKKVTLLTHGYEMRSKNGIWPQIEATFKQMDMAATEFECFQGLKKQEQLAAKHRINNLWSEVQKQKELERTLQKKYGDLMVELERTQNIMEQFRVEAQQKEEIEAKNHAIEEVEAQQQEETEAKNHVLEISEATADEINVQGTENCEAVPISADPEIATVQDQATSSSKVDMDVDSSSEAQATHITGVTLPDAPAAEDENSKAVEGENIESVIENSETAVDTSAALEIKSNEENGEGQDVANPDEVMEAANKPDNIKEATLLDDMQVDDGKRDDEAN is encoded by the exons ATGAGGATTATGATAAAGGGAGGTGTTTGGAAAAACACCGAGGATGAAATTCTGAAAGCTGCTGTTATGAAATATGGTAAAAATCAATGGGCTCGTATATCTTCGCTTCTTGTTCGTAAATCTGCGAAACAGTGTAAAGCTCGTTGGTATGAGTGGTTAGATCCTTCCATTAAGAAAACCGAATGGACTAGAGAAGAGGATGAGAAGTTACTTCATCTTGCTAAGCTTATGCCTACTCAGTGGAGAACAATTGCTCCCATTGTTGGTCGTACTCCTTCGCAGTGTCTTGAACGATATGAGAAACTTCTTGATGCTGCTTGTGTTAAGGATGATAATTATGAGCCTGGTGATGACCCTAGGAAATTGCGTCCGGGGGAGATTGACCCGAATCCTGAGTCAAAGCCTGCTCGACCTGATCCGGTTGATATGGATGAGGATGAGAAGGAGATGCTTTCTGAAGCACGTGCTCGGTTGGCTAACACGAAAGGTAAGAAAGCCAAAAGGAAAGCTAGGGAGAAACAGCTTGAGGAAGCTAGGAGGCTTGCTTCTTTACAGAAAAAGAGAGAATTGAAGGCTGCTGGAATTGATGTAAGGCAGCGGAGGAGGAAAAGGAGAGGGATTGATTATAATGCAGAAATTCCCTTTGAGAAGAGGCCTCCTCCTGGTTATTTTGATGTTGCCGATGAGGATAGGACGGTGGAGCAGCCAGCATTCCCTACTACTATTGAAGAACTTGAGGGAAAAAGAAGGATCGATGTTGAGGCGCAGCTGAGAAAGCAAGACGTTGCAAGGAATAAAATTGCCGAGAGGCAAGATGCCCCGGCTGCTATTCTGCATGCCAACAAGCTGAATGACCCAGAAACAGTTAGAAAGAGATCAAAACTGATGCTTCCACCACCCCAGATTTCTGACCAAGAATTGGATGAAATTGCCAAGTTGGGTTATGCCAGTGACCTTGTGGGTAGCGAGGAACTCACTGAAGGCAGCAGTGCTACACGTGCTCTTCTCTCTAATTATCCACAGACACCCAACCAAGCAATGACTCCTTTAAGAACTCCTCAGAGAACACCAGCTAGTAAAGGAGATGCTATCATGATGGAAGCTGAAAATTTGGCCAGGCTGAGGGAGTCTCAGACACCACTGTTGGGAGGAGAGAACCCGGAGTTGCATCCTTCAGATTTTTCTGGGGTCACTCCTAAGAAAAAGGAAATTCACACTCCAAACCCACTGCTGACTCCCTCTGCAACCCCTGGAAGTGCAGGCCTTACTCCCAGAAGTGGTATGACACCGTTAAGGGATGGTTTTTCTTTTGGCATGACTCCTAAGGGAACTCCTCTTAGGGACGAGCTACATATCAATGAGGATATGGAGATGCACGACAGTGCTAAACTCGAGCTACGGAGACAAGCTGATATGAAAAAAAGTTTGCGCTCTGGTTTAAGCAGCCTTCCACAGCCCAAAAATGAGTACCAGATAGTGATGCAGCCAGTTCAAGAAGATGCTGAAGAGCCTGAGGAGAAGATTGAGGAGGATATGTCTGATAGAATGGCTAGAGAAAAGGCTGAAGAAGAGGCACGGCAGCAGGCATTACTTAGAAAACGATCAAAAGTCCTTCAAAGGGAACTTCCTAGGCCTCCTCCAGCATCTATCGAGCTTATTAGGAACTCGTTGATAAGAGCTGACGGGGACAGGAGTTCATTTGTTCCACCAACCAATATTGAGCAAGCCGATGAGATGATAAGAAGGGAGCTTCTAACCTTACTGGAGCATGACAATGCCAAATATCCACTTGAGGAGATAGCAAATAAGGAGAAAAAGAAAGGATCCAAACGAGCGGCAAATGGACCTGCTGTCCCTGTCATAGAAGATTTTCAGGAGGACGAGATGAAAGAG GCTGATAAGTTGATAAAAGATGAAGCCGAGCATCTTCGTGTGGCAATGGGGCATGAAAATGATTCCCTTGATGAATTTGTTGAAGCACATACCACTTGCATTAATGATTTAATGTACTTTGTCACCCGTAATGCATATGGTCTATCAAGTGTTGCGGGAAACACGGAGAAGCTAGCAGCTTTGCAGAATGAATTTGAGAATGTGAGAAGTAAGCTGGATGATGGTAAGGAGAAATTGATACGACTTGAGAAGAAGGTTACTTTACTCACACATGGGTATGAG ATGAGATCAAAAAACGGTATTTGGCCGCAGATCGAGGCCACTTTCAAGCAGATGGACATGGCTGCAACAGAATTCGAGTGTTTTCAAGGTTTGAAAAAACAGGAGCAGTTAGCAGCAAAGCATAGGATAAACAATCTTTGGTCTGAAGTTCAGAAGCAAAAGGAACTTGAGAGAACTTTACAGAAGAAATACGGAGATCTTATGGTAGAGCTGGAAAGGACACAAAACATAATGGAGCAGTTCAGGGTAGAAGCACAACAGAAGGAAGAAATTGAAGCCAAGAACCATGCAATAGAAGAGGTAGAAGCACAACAGCAAGAAGAAACCGAAGCAAAGAATCATGTCCTTGAGATTTCTGAAGCCACGGCTGATGAAATTAATGTGCAGGGTACAGAAAATTGTGAAGCAGTACCCATCTCAGCTGACCCGGAAATAGCCACTGTGCAAGATCAGGCTACTTCTAGCTCCAAAGTTGATATGGATGTGGATTCCTCCTCTGAAGCACAAGCTACACACATCACTGGTGTTACATTGCCAGATGCACCTGCTGCAGAGGATGAAAATTCAAAAGCTGTAGAAGGCGAAAACATTGAAAGCGTTATTGAAAATAGTGAGACCGCAGTAGATACAAGTGCTGCATTGGAAATAAAAAGTAACGAGGAAAATGGTGAGGGTCAAGATGTTGCCAATCCAGATGAGGTTATGGAAGCTGCAAACAAACCTGATAACATAAAAGAAGCTACCCTGCTTGATGACATGCAAGTTGATGATGGTAAACGAGATGATGAGGCAAATTAG
- the LOC123889649 gene encoding uncharacterized protein LOC123889649, protein MGLLWWRKGKNSQPETKSENTKIGGVTAAGMNGAVEVPRPQNASISIFEFGSVAASTDKVTLAGYCSVSEDLEPCRWEILPAIGSNAPQFRVVF, encoded by the coding sequence ATGGGTTTACTGTGGTGGCGGAAGGGAAAGAATTCTCAACCGGAAACGAAGTCGGAGAACACGAAGATTGGTGGTGTAACGGCGGCGGGGATGAACGGTGCGGTGGAAGTTCCTCGACCTCAAAACGCGAGTATATCCATTTTCGAGTTTGGTTCGGTTGCTGCTTCTACTGATAAGGTTACACTTGCTGGTTATTGTTCCGTTTCTGAAGATCTTGAGCCTTGTCGTTGGGAGATTCTTCCTGCAATTGGATCCAACGCTCCACAGTTTCGCGTTGTTTTCTAA
- the LOC123889650 gene encoding protein PHR1-LIKE 1-like isoform X2 yields MHSSSSPLLPTLMESKCMKPPDSFHCSPGRGLNTNPTSMQAASLNPIRSVRPVFSTTVECPGGIPFSPISQHDKQYQDSPFASQTLGDNVSSEIHSTAFTSHPQQNDDISWGPDPLQDILSFPELFSVQNDPVENSAACYMNDDNVKKSDFGEWVEQLMTIDDTLHPNWNQLLGDDNAAEPTPKVSQKPHTPSAEVNILCNSASASTASQSKPRMRWSPELHEAFVEAVNQLGGSDKATPKGVLNLMNVEGLTIYHVKSHLQKYRTARYKPESPEETSEKKMSSIEEMKSLDLKTSKGITEALRLQMELQKRLHEQLEIQRKLQIQIENQGKHLEMMFEKQKLIVDNKGSTTSNAPSSALLDTALPSSPVDNSKTSNDERGKLRCNTEESSQDASKKEMVDEAEVTNEHERVDDQFSDVPPTKRAKIQ; encoded by the exons ATGCATTCTTCATCTTCACCCCTTCTTCCCACTCTTATGGAAAGCAAATGTATGAAACCCCCGGATTCTTTTCACTGTTCACCTGGTAGGGGTCTGAATACAAATCCTACCTCAATGCAAGCTGCATCACTGAATCCGATCAGAAGTGTTCGTCCGGTGTTTTCAACCACTGTTGAATGTCCTGGTGGCATCCCTTTTTCTCCCATTTCACAGCATGATAAGCAATATCAAGATTCTCCCTTCGCTTCTCAAACATTAGGTGACAATGTGTCTTCGGAAATACACTCAACAGCATTCACTTCTCACCCTCAACAAAATGATGATATTTCTTGGGGACCAGATCCATTGCAGGATATTCTTAGTTTTCCTGAACTTTTTTCTGTTCAGAATGATCCGGTGGAAAACAGTGCTGCTTGTTACATGAATGATGACAATGTCAAAAAATCTGATTTCGGGGAATGGGTTGAACAGCTAATGACAATTGATGATACTCTCCACCCAAATTGGAATCAGCTTCTTGGTGATGACAATGCTGCAGAACCAACACCGAAG GTTTCTCAGAAGCCGCATACACCATCTGCAGAAGTTAACATTCTTTGTAATTCAGCATCGGCATCAACTGCATCTCAATCCAAGCCTAGAATGCGCTGGAGTCCAGAACTTCATGAGGCCTTTGTGGAAGCAGTTAACCAGCTTGGTGGTAGTGACA AGGCTACTCCAAAAGGTGTCCTGAATCTGATGAATGTTGAAGGCCTTACTATCTACCATGTAAAAAGCCACCTGCAG AAGTATAGAACTGCCAGATACAAACCTGAGTCACCAGAAG AAACTTCTGAGAAAAAGATGAGTTCAATTGAAGAAATGAAATCTCTGGACTTGAAAAC GAGTAAGGGGATCACTGAAGCATTACGGTTGCAGATGGAACTCCAGAAACGGCTCCACGAACAACTTGAG ATTCAAAGGAAGTTGCAGATTCAAATTGAAAACCAAGGGAAACATCTTGAGATGATGTTTGAGAAACAGAAACTGATAGTTGACAACAAGGGTTCTACCACTTCAAACGCGCCTTCTTCTGCATTGTTGGACACGGCGCTACCTTCTTCTCCTGTAGACAATTCAAAAACGTCAAATGACGAACGCGGAAAATTAAGATGTAACACCGAAGAAAGTTCCCAAGATGCAAGCAAAAAAGAAATGGTAGATGAAGCTGAAGTTACCAATGAACATGAGAGGGTAGATGATCAGTTTTCTGACGTACCCCCGACAAAACGGGCAAAGATTCAATGA
- the LOC123889650 gene encoding protein PHR1-LIKE 1-like isoform X1, whose product MHSSSSPLLPTLMESKCMKPPDSFHCSPGRGLNTNPTSMQAASLNPIRSVRPVFSTTVECPGGIPFSPISQHDKQYQDSPFASQTLGDNVSSEIHSTAFTSHPQQNDDISWGPDPLQDILSFPELFSVQNDPVENSAACYMNDDNVKKSDFGEWVEQLMTIDDTLHPNWNQLLGDDNAAEPTPKAMQVSQKPHTPSAEVNILCNSASASTASQSKPRMRWSPELHEAFVEAVNQLGGSDKATPKGVLNLMNVEGLTIYHVKSHLQKYRTARYKPESPEETSEKKMSSIEEMKSLDLKTSKGITEALRLQMELQKRLHEQLEIQRKLQIQIENQGKHLEMMFEKQKLIVDNKGSTTSNAPSSALLDTALPSSPVDNSKTSNDERGKLRCNTEESSQDASKKEMVDEAEVTNEHERVDDQFSDVPPTKRAKIQ is encoded by the exons ATGCATTCTTCATCTTCACCCCTTCTTCCCACTCTTATGGAAAGCAAATGTATGAAACCCCCGGATTCTTTTCACTGTTCACCTGGTAGGGGTCTGAATACAAATCCTACCTCAATGCAAGCTGCATCACTGAATCCGATCAGAAGTGTTCGTCCGGTGTTTTCAACCACTGTTGAATGTCCTGGTGGCATCCCTTTTTCTCCCATTTCACAGCATGATAAGCAATATCAAGATTCTCCCTTCGCTTCTCAAACATTAGGTGACAATGTGTCTTCGGAAATACACTCAACAGCATTCACTTCTCACCCTCAACAAAATGATGATATTTCTTGGGGACCAGATCCATTGCAGGATATTCTTAGTTTTCCTGAACTTTTTTCTGTTCAGAATGATCCGGTGGAAAACAGTGCTGCTTGTTACATGAATGATGACAATGTCAAAAAATCTGATTTCGGGGAATGGGTTGAACAGCTAATGACAATTGATGATACTCTCCACCCAAATTGGAATCAGCTTCTTGGTGATGACAATGCTGCAGAACCAACACCGAAG GCAATGCAGGTTTCTCAGAAGCCGCATACACCATCTGCAGAAGTTAACATTCTTTGTAATTCAGCATCGGCATCAACTGCATCTCAATCCAAGCCTAGAATGCGCTGGAGTCCAGAACTTCATGAGGCCTTTGTGGAAGCAGTTAACCAGCTTGGTGGTAGTGACA AGGCTACTCCAAAAGGTGTCCTGAATCTGATGAATGTTGAAGGCCTTACTATCTACCATGTAAAAAGCCACCTGCAG AAGTATAGAACTGCCAGATACAAACCTGAGTCACCAGAAG AAACTTCTGAGAAAAAGATGAGTTCAATTGAAGAAATGAAATCTCTGGACTTGAAAAC GAGTAAGGGGATCACTGAAGCATTACGGTTGCAGATGGAACTCCAGAAACGGCTCCACGAACAACTTGAG ATTCAAAGGAAGTTGCAGATTCAAATTGAAAACCAAGGGAAACATCTTGAGATGATGTTTGAGAAACAGAAACTGATAGTTGACAACAAGGGTTCTACCACTTCAAACGCGCCTTCTTCTGCATTGTTGGACACGGCGCTACCTTCTTCTCCTGTAGACAATTCAAAAACGTCAAATGACGAACGCGGAAAATTAAGATGTAACACCGAAGAAAGTTCCCAAGATGCAAGCAAAAAAGAAATGGTAGATGAAGCTGAAGTTACCAATGAACATGAGAGGGTAGATGATCAGTTTTCTGACGTACCCCCGACAAAACGGGCAAAGATTCAATGA
- the LOC123889651 gene encoding peroxygenase 2-like, protein MEKVEASRATMSTVAHKAPITIERKVPNDLDAKLPKPYMPRALVAPDSDNVNGTWGHKHNDMSVLQQHASFFDMDGDGIIYPWETFKGFGTLGFNVISSLICTIILHVALSYSTLPTWLPSPTLPIYIQNIHRAKHGSDSGSYDTEGRFIPANLELMFSKYGREVPDKLSMREVWHMTQGNSVAYDFFGWAASKFEWGILYILAKDEQGYLSKEAVRRCFDGSLFEYCAKMRSGAVGKMT, encoded by the exons ATGGAGAAAGTAGAAGCATCAAGGGCAACTATGTCAACGGTGGCTCACAAGGCACCTATAACTATTGAAAGGAAGGTCCCAAATGACTTGGATGCCAAGCTACCCAAACCTT ATATGCCAAGAGCCCTGGTTGCCCCTGATTCAGATAATGTGAATGGAACATGGGGACACAAGCATAATGACATGTCCGTGCTTCAGCAACATGCATCTTTCTTCGACATGGACGGTGATGGTATTATCTACCCGTGGGAGACATTCAAAG GATTCGGCACACTTGGTTTCAATGTGATTTCTTCTTTGATATGTACGATTATTCTTCATGTAGCTCTCAGCTATTCAACTCTTCCT ACATGGCTACCTTCACCTACGTTACCAATTTACATACAAAATATACACAGAGCAAAACATGGAAGTGACTCTGGGAGCTATGACACAGAGGGAAG GTTTATTCCGGCAAATTTGGAACTAATGTTCAGTAAATATGGTCGTGAAGTACCTGATAAATTATCAATGAGGGAGGTATGGCACATGACTCAAGGAAACAGTGTTGCATATGACTTCTTTGGCTG GGCTGCCAGCAAATTTGAGTGGGGAATTTTGTATATTTTAGCAAAAGATGAACAAGGTTATTTGTCAAAGGAAGCTGTGAGACGTTGTTTTGATGGAAGTCTATTTGAGTATTGTGCTAAAATGCGTAGTGGTGCAGTTGGAAAGATGACTTGA
- the LOC123889653 gene encoding uncharacterized protein LOC123889653 has product MSYLSASAPYQLLEINIISAQDLSPISKSMKAYAVAWIHPERKLATQIDQEGHTNPTWNEKFVFRIDDEFLNAEDSVIMIEIYNSAWLRDVLVGTVAVLVNNLLPPGTRSGNRKPKLRFVGLQIRRPSGRPQGILNIGAAILDSSMRSMPLYSELSTSEAGYWDPTDLKKMNNYNYNYNDNHSITDSTITDSKMVALQRCQSERNDSTINDYAYHGGGKIGYDGYNGYEESEVSVPVQRNWGNEDSLCNSDVGPSPSVVAAAIAKGLYPIPAPPPQKKVEIAADDWSESNCSEGMNTKIERWRNELTPAYDKDEYDELDDEINKKLAAKTPMWTGKTPGRMGKTPGRMGGKTPGMMGKTPGMMGKTPGRMGTGKTPGRPPVAPKGKLFSCFGAAFGVEFSISCGGGNRKKKGGNSKSGLTASELTYDESSIM; this is encoded by the coding sequence ATGTCGTATTTATCAGCCTCTGCCCCGTATCAACTTTTAGAAATCAACATTATATCAGCACAAGATTTATCCCCTATTTCAAAATCTATGAAAGCCTATGCAGTCGCATGGATCCATCCAGAAAGAAAATTAGCCACACAGATTGATCAAGAGGGTCACACAAATCCTACGTGGAATGAAAAATTCGTTTTCAGAATCGACGATGAATTTCTCAATGCTGAAGATTCTGTTATCATGATCGAGATCTACAATTCAGCGTGGCTCCGTGATGTTCTCGTCGGAACCGTCGCTGTTCTTGTTAACAATCTTCTCCCGCCGGGAACAAGATCCGGTAATCGGAAACCTAAACTCCGATTCGTCGGTCTTCAGATCCGTCGACCTTCCGGTCGTCCTCAAGGGATTCTTAACATCGGCGCTGCAATTCTCGATAGTTCGATGAGAAGCATGCCGTTGTATTCGGAGTTATCTACATCGGAGGCTGGATATTGGGATCCAACGGAtctgaagaagatgaataattataattataactaTAATGATAATCATTCAATTACAGATTCGACGATTACTGATTCCAAGATGGTGGCACTTCAACGTTGCCAGAGTGAGAGAAATGATTCCACGATTAATGATTATGCATATCATGGTGGCGGGAAAATTGGTTATGACGGTTATAACGGTTATGAGGAATCGGAAGTGAGTGTGCCGGTGCAGAGAAATTGGGGAAATGAGGATTCATTGTGTAATTCTGATGTTGGACCTTCACCGTCGGTTGTTGCGGCGGCGATAGCGAAGGGATTGTATCCTATACCGGCACCACCACCGCAGAAGAAGGTGGAAATCGCGGCTGATGATTGGTCGGAGAGTAATTGTTCGGAAGGGATGAATACGAAGATTGAGAGGTGGAGGAATGAGTTGACTCCGGCGTATGATAAGGACGAGTACGATGAATTGGATGACGAAATTAATAAGAAATTGGCGGCAAAGACGCCAATGTGGACGGGAAAAACACCGGGACGGATGGGGAAAACGCCGGGAAGGATGGGAGGAAAAACACCAGGAATGATGGGGAAAACGCCGGGAATGATGGGGAAAACGCCGGGACGGATGGGAACGGGGAAAACACCGGGACGGCCGCCTGTGGCTCCGAAAGGGAAGTTGTTTTCGTGTTTTGGAGCGGCGTTCGGGGTTGAGTTTTCGATATCTTGCGGTGGGGGTAACAGGAAAAAGAAAGGTGGAAATAGCAAAAGTGGTCTCACAGCGTCTGAGCTAACTTACGATGAATCATCGATAATGTGA
- the LOC123889654 gene encoding uncharacterized protein LOC123889654, translating to MDWVFVHKTWDRWASTNIGSGLPLKAALLINYDPTGPSRLLSTVAEQEGMKVNIIELRHFVDFVRNNKLQTESFYIGSNQYLVTSIHENWFSARCINTSKAAGEGAIVLQTAAYILVALYEGSIGPASRAMSAADQLTGQLVRKNL from the exons ATGGATTGGGTTTTTGTGCATAAAACATGGGACAGGTGGGCTTCTACCAATATTGGTTCTG GTCTTCCTTTAAAAGCTGCTTTGTTGATTAACTACGACCCGACTGGACCGTCTCGCTTGTTATCTACCGT TGCTGAACAAGAAGGAATGAAAGTCAATATCATTGAATTGAGACATTTTGTGGATTTTGTCAGAAACAATAAACTTCAGACAGAGAGCTTCTATATTGGCTCCAATCAGT ACTTGGTCACATCAATTCATGAGAACTGGTTTAGTGCAAGGTGCATAAACACATCAAAGGCTGCTGGGGAAGGTGCAATAGTTTTGCAAACAGCAGCGTATATCTTGGTTGCTCT GTATGAAGGTTCCATTGGTCCAGCATCTCGTGCTATGTCAGCTGCCGATCAGTTAACTGGGCAATTAGTGCGAAAGAATCTTTAG